One genomic segment of Amycolatopsis sp. WQ 127309 includes these proteins:
- a CDS encoding type I polyketide synthase, whose protein sequence is MDDRTALRLVPRLLGDNARRYGGKEAFGDGRRSVTWAELADRTARLAAGLGVERGEHVAFLLDDRLELVEGVLAATRAAAVGVLLSPQSTAAEVAALLADCAPAVVVTDQRHVSSVTAAAACPRRVIVVGDEFEDLAAGDAGAPRDDLGPDEPAWMIYTSGTSGTPKAAVSTQRAALWSPSACYTALLGLSADDRLLWPLPMSHSFAHSFCLLGVTVAGASARLCPERDPAAVAGQLLRYRPTVLAGVPATYRRLLDTGLAPVPSLRICVTAGAPGDAALRSAVEAALGAPLLDCYGSTETCGMISVEPATGPRVPGTSGPPVPGVRVRVVAPDTGEDVPPGTEGEIRVQSPGLISGYHDAASREVRPLPGGWYHTGDLGRLDEHGHVVVAGRVSDRIVRGGHKIDPAEVEQVLLGLPGVADAAVAGRPHRLTGEAPVAFVVPSGAPPEPATLLRACAEALSEYKVPEEIRFTTVLPRTGSGKLRRRSLRDALAAETQAAPVRRWAALPPGERFPAVLDLVLTEAAAIRGQRVDPATAFADSGMTSIEAGTFWQRLSVLTGLKLAATLVWDHPTPSALAGHLDRLLAGKPADRAASPARLADDPAEPVAIVGVGCRLPGGVSSPEDLWRLVHDGIDATGDFPADRGWDLGSLYDPEPGRDGTSYTRRGGFLDDVAGFDPAFFGIAPREALAMDPQQRLLLEVSWEALERAGVAPSSLRGSDTAVFVGLMNNGYGSGEAPEMESHLLLGSSGAVASGRISYVLGLRGPTMTIDTACSSSLVAMHLAARSLRAGECSLALAGGVTVLATPRPFIAFSQQRALSADGRCRSYSAGADGTGWAEGAAVVALERLSDARRHGHRVLAVLRGSAVNSDGASNGLTAPSSEAQREVIRLALADARLDPSEVDVVEGHGTGTKLGDPVEVTALLAAYGGPRDHPLWLGSVKSNIGHTQAAAGAAGVVKLIWAMRHGELPKSLYADEPTPYADWESGAVRLLADPAPWPKGQRPRRAAVSSFGIGGTNAHVIIEEPPEPETPPAPRDQGPTTAPWVLGGADETGLRAHAARLADSLTDESVVDVARALATTRAPLHRRAAVLAGDRAEMLGGLRALADGVAHPGVRKATAATEPGPVFLFTGQGSQRAGMGLALAEAFPVFGAAYQAVCTEFDAFLDTPLLEVPADLLDRTDYAQPALFAFEVAMCSLLEAAGIRPGRVVGHSVGELAAAHVAGVLSLTDAVRLVAARGRAMAAMRPGGVMVAVRASEQDVRRHLSAEVSVAAVNGPEAVVLSGERAAVAEVVTRVGRPHRRLRGDYAFHSALLDPVLDEFRAVAETVRYRHPEVPFVSTLTGEVESEALTAPGYWVRQAREAVRFADAVGGLGTDGLFVEVGPSTALTVLGEACTKGTFVPVSGGEAEPVAFLDALATLHVHGADVGWRAVYGSAATIDLPTYPFEHQRYWRGGSRARSSFLGEAQPAADGPEVRHTSVLSAETVPWLGDHRIGDDVVVPAAAFVDLAFQAGGTGRLEELIVHEPLILPEKGETQVQVVAGTADVTIWARTGDEWTKHVTVKTAPAGAVPAAEPGGPWPPAGAERVPVSYGKLARRGHRYGPAFRGVTALWRRDEELFAEVELPRRETPGDHALHPCLLDAALHASLLAGGPDQDTIRVPFAFTGVELHRTGADAVRVRIRRVSADEVAVRLTDSSGRLVASVDSLVTRQLDERTRADAVARRAVQHVSWLPVTPGTTTGRHAVFDTAGADGAGSPPERARRLLAATLARLQASPGELLAVVTHNATGPDPDPAAAAVWGLVGSAQREQPGTVVLVDLCGHPDSAAALDRAVAAGVPQVAVRGGRLLQPRLVPAPAPDREPPVLDPGGSVLITGGGGALGALLARHLVGRHGVRHLVLAGRRGERPSWADDLAARVTVVACDVRSRPAVDELVASCEPPLTAVFHLAGVLDDGVLSSQTPDRIAGVLAPKADAAWHLHEATEGLAAFVLYSSAAGVLGRPGQANYAAANSFLDALARYRTARGLPAQSLAWGLWDAGMTGQTTTASDTVLPFDAETGMAAFERALRTSDPVPVPLLLRRESRNPDTPAILHELLPPAADSAGTGDAAAWPDLLAQAAPGERSAVLAELVRAELADVLGFTDARALPEDKEFTAVGFDSLMALQLRNRIAAHTGLRLAPTVGLDHPTPAELTAHLEELLGAAPPEPPAEAPAPGSPYGIAALHRRVFAEWGPYEAMKLQVIASQALPSFSAAEAGEHALPPMRIAAGSQDPVLFFLPSYLRWDDPVPVRLKQSFGDRYDLFMLQYPGFGADKAIPRDRETLVETFAGQVRALAGDRPVVLLGYCSGGLPAHALAAHLAATGPAPAGVALIESDIGLTDGTDPRTIALMTGAPTMPAGLAEAGHFGDAWALTVGGYVRLFDRWSPEPSHVPTLLLGGRPTPGMLEADPDRDWRPRWPLPHDAVDVPGDHDTVLTDDAETTVTALSTWIKATLTS, encoded by the coding sequence ATGGACGATCGGACCGCACTTCGTCTCGTTCCCCGCCTGCTGGGCGACAACGCACGGCGCTACGGCGGCAAGGAAGCGTTCGGGGACGGCCGGCGGTCCGTGACGTGGGCCGAGCTGGCGGACCGGACGGCGCGGCTCGCCGCCGGGCTCGGGGTCGAGCGGGGTGAGCACGTCGCGTTCCTGCTCGACGATCGCCTGGAGCTGGTCGAAGGGGTGCTGGCCGCGACCCGGGCGGCCGCGGTCGGGGTGCTGCTGAGCCCGCAGAGCACCGCCGCCGAAGTGGCCGCCCTGCTCGCCGACTGCGCGCCGGCCGTGGTGGTGACCGACCAGCGCCACGTCTCTTCCGTGACGGCCGCGGCCGCCTGCCCGCGGCGGGTGATCGTCGTCGGCGACGAGTTCGAGGACCTGGCCGCCGGCGACGCGGGAGCGCCGCGGGACGACCTCGGGCCCGACGAGCCGGCGTGGATGATCTACACCTCCGGGACCAGCGGGACGCCGAAAGCGGCGGTGTCGACGCAGCGCGCGGCGCTGTGGTCCCCCTCGGCCTGCTACACCGCGCTGCTCGGGTTGTCCGCGGACGACCGGCTGCTGTGGCCATTGCCGATGTCGCACAGTTTCGCGCACTCGTTCTGCCTGCTCGGGGTGACGGTCGCCGGGGCGTCCGCGCGGCTGTGCCCCGAGCGGGACCCGGCGGCGGTGGCCGGACAGCTGCTCCGGTACCGCCCGACCGTGCTGGCGGGGGTGCCCGCGACCTACCGCCGGCTGCTGGACACCGGCCTGGCGCCGGTTCCGTCGCTGCGGATCTGCGTGACCGCGGGCGCACCCGGCGACGCGGCGCTGCGGTCGGCCGTCGAAGCGGCGCTCGGCGCACCGCTGCTCGACTGCTACGGCAGCACGGAGACCTGCGGGATGATCTCGGTCGAACCGGCCACCGGCCCGAGGGTGCCCGGCACGAGCGGCCCGCCGGTGCCGGGCGTCCGGGTGCGCGTGGTCGCCCCCGACACCGGCGAAGACGTGCCGCCGGGAACCGAAGGCGAGATCCGGGTGCAGAGCCCCGGCCTGATCTCCGGCTACCACGACGCCGCCTCGCGGGAGGTCCGGCCGCTGCCCGGCGGCTGGTACCACACCGGCGACCTGGGCCGGCTCGACGAGCACGGGCACGTCGTCGTCGCCGGGCGGGTGAGCGACCGGATCGTGCGTGGCGGCCACAAGATCGACCCGGCGGAGGTCGAGCAGGTGCTGCTCGGCCTGCCCGGCGTGGCTGACGCGGCGGTGGCCGGCCGGCCACACCGGCTGACCGGTGAGGCGCCGGTCGCGTTCGTGGTGCCGAGCGGGGCACCGCCCGAGCCCGCCACGCTGCTGCGAGCCTGCGCGGAAGCGCTCTCCGAGTACAAGGTGCCCGAAGAGATCCGGTTCACCACCGTGCTCCCCCGCACCGGTTCGGGAAAGCTCCGGCGACGCTCACTGCGTGACGCGCTGGCCGCGGAGACGCAGGCGGCGCCGGTCCGGCGCTGGGCCGCGCTGCCGCCGGGCGAACGGTTCCCGGCCGTGCTGGACCTCGTCCTGACCGAGGCCGCGGCGATTCGCGGGCAGCGGGTGGATCCGGCGACGGCCTTCGCCGACTCGGGGATGACCTCGATCGAGGCGGGCACGTTCTGGCAGCGGCTCAGCGTGCTGACCGGGCTGAAGCTCGCGGCCACGCTGGTCTGGGACCACCCGACGCCGAGCGCGCTGGCCGGCCACCTCGACCGGCTCCTCGCCGGGAAGCCCGCGGACCGGGCGGCGAGCCCAGCGCGGCTCGCGGACGACCCGGCGGAGCCGGTGGCGATCGTCGGGGTGGGCTGCCGGCTCCCGGGTGGCGTGTCCTCACCCGAGGACCTGTGGCGGCTGGTGCACGACGGGATCGACGCGACCGGTGACTTCCCGGCGGACCGGGGCTGGGACCTGGGTTCCCTCTACGACCCCGAGCCCGGGCGCGACGGCACGAGCTACACCCGCCGCGGCGGCTTCCTCGACGACGTCGCGGGCTTCGACCCGGCGTTCTTCGGGATAGCACCCCGGGAGGCCCTGGCGATGGACCCCCAGCAGCGCCTGCTGCTGGAGGTCTCGTGGGAGGCCCTGGAACGCGCGGGCGTCGCGCCGTCGTCCCTGCGCGGCAGCGACACCGCCGTGTTCGTCGGGCTGATGAACAACGGCTACGGCTCCGGCGAAGCACCGGAAATGGAGTCGCACCTGCTGCTCGGTTCGTCGGGCGCGGTCGCGTCCGGCCGGATCTCCTACGTGCTCGGCCTGCGCGGCCCGACGATGACCATCGACACGGCCTGTTCGTCGTCACTGGTCGCGATGCACCTGGCCGCCCGGTCGCTGCGGGCGGGCGAGTGTTCGCTGGCGCTGGCCGGCGGGGTGACGGTGCTCGCCACGCCTCGCCCGTTCATCGCGTTCAGCCAGCAGCGCGCGCTGTCGGCGGACGGGCGGTGCCGCTCGTACTCCGCCGGCGCGGACGGCACCGGCTGGGCCGAAGGCGCCGCGGTGGTCGCGCTGGAACGCCTGTCGGACGCCCGCCGCCACGGACACCGGGTCCTGGCCGTGCTGCGCGGATCCGCCGTGAACTCCGACGGCGCGTCCAACGGCCTCACCGCGCCGAGCAGCGAGGCCCAGCGGGAGGTCATCCGCCTCGCGCTCGCCGACGCCCGCCTCGATCCGTCCGAAGTGGATGTCGTCGAAGGGCACGGCACCGGCACGAAGCTCGGCGATCCGGTCGAGGTGACCGCGCTGCTGGCCGCCTACGGCGGCCCTCGCGACCATCCGCTGTGGCTCGGCTCGGTCAAGTCGAACATCGGGCACACCCAGGCCGCGGCCGGTGCCGCCGGGGTGGTCAAGCTGATCTGGGCGATGCGCCACGGCGAACTGCCGAAGTCGTTGTACGCCGACGAACCCACCCCGTACGCCGACTGGGAATCCGGCGCGGTGCGCCTGCTCGCCGACCCGGCGCCGTGGCCGAAAGGACAGCGGCCGCGGCGCGCGGCGGTCTCGTCGTTCGGCATCGGCGGCACCAACGCGCACGTGATCATCGAAGAGCCGCCCGAGCCCGAGACTCCGCCGGCGCCGCGGGATCAGGGGCCGACCACGGCACCGTGGGTCCTTGGCGGCGCCGACGAAACCGGGTTGCGCGCCCACGCCGCGCGGCTCGCCGACTCGCTCACCGACGAATCCGTCGTGGACGTCGCGCGGGCCCTCGCGACCACCAGGGCACCGCTGCACCGCCGCGCGGCCGTGCTCGCCGGTGACCGGGCCGAAATGCTCGGCGGGTTGCGGGCCCTGGCCGACGGCGTGGCGCACCCGGGAGTCCGGAAGGCGACCGCGGCGACCGAGCCCGGTCCGGTCTTCCTGTTCACCGGCCAAGGTTCCCAGCGCGCCGGCATGGGATTGGCCTTGGCCGAGGCGTTTCCCGTGTTCGGAGCGGCCTACCAGGCCGTGTGCACGGAGTTCGACGCCTTTCTCGACACGCCGTTGCTCGAAGTACCGGCGGACCTGCTGGACCGGACCGACTACGCGCAGCCCGCGCTCTTCGCGTTCGAAGTGGCCATGTGCTCGCTGCTCGAGGCGGCGGGGATCCGGCCGGGCCGGGTCGTCGGCCACTCGGTCGGCGAACTCGCCGCGGCGCACGTCGCGGGGGTCCTCTCGCTCACCGACGCGGTCCGGCTGGTCGCGGCCCGCGGCCGGGCCATGGCCGCGATGCGTCCCGGCGGGGTCATGGTCGCCGTGCGCGCGTCCGAGCAGGACGTCCGGCGGCACCTGTCCGCCGAAGTGTCCGTCGCCGCGGTCAACGGGCCCGAAGCGGTGGTGCTCTCCGGTGAACGGGCGGCCGTCGCCGAAGTGGTGACGCGCGTCGGCCGGCCGCACCGGCGGCTGCGCGGCGACTACGCGTTCCATTCGGCGCTCCTGGACCCGGTTCTCGACGAGTTCCGGGCCGTGGCCGAAACGGTCCGCTACCGGCATCCCGAGGTGCCGTTCGTGTCGACGCTGACCGGCGAGGTCGAGTCGGAGGCGCTCACCGCCCCGGGCTACTGGGTGCGGCAGGCGCGGGAAGCGGTCCGGTTCGCCGACGCGGTCGGCGGGCTCGGCACGGACGGGCTGTTCGTCGAAGTCGGGCCGTCCACCGCACTCACCGTGCTCGGCGAGGCGTGCACGAAGGGCACCTTCGTGCCGGTTTCGGGCGGGGAAGCGGAACCGGTGGCGTTCCTCGACGCGCTGGCCACCCTGCACGTCCACGGCGCCGACGTCGGCTGGCGCGCGGTCTACGGCTCCGCCGCGACGATCGACCTGCCGACTTACCCGTTCGAGCACCAGCGCTACTGGCGCGGCGGTTCCCGGGCGCGGTCTTCGTTCCTGGGCGAAGCGCAGCCGGCGGCGGACGGACCCGAGGTCCGGCACACGAGCGTGCTGTCCGCGGAAACCGTTCCGTGGCTGGGAGATCACCGGATCGGGGACGACGTCGTCGTGCCGGCGGCCGCGTTCGTGGACCTCGCGTTCCAGGCCGGCGGCACCGGGCGGCTCGAGGAACTGATCGTGCACGAGCCGCTGATCCTGCCGGAGAAGGGCGAGACACAGGTTCAGGTGGTCGCCGGTACGGCCGACGTGACGATCTGGGCCCGGACCGGCGACGAGTGGACCAAGCACGTCACCGTGAAGACGGCGCCCGCGGGAGCGGTCCCCGCCGCTGAGCCGGGCGGGCCCTGGCCGCCGGCGGGTGCGGAGCGGGTGCCGGTCAGCTACGGCAAGCTGGCCAGGCGCGGGCACCGCTACGGTCCCGCCTTCCGCGGGGTCACCGCCCTGTGGCGACGGGACGAGGAGCTCTTCGCCGAGGTCGAACTGCCTCGCCGGGAAACCCCCGGCGACCACGCCCTGCACCCGTGCCTGCTCGACGCGGCGCTGCACGCGTCCCTGCTGGCCGGCGGACCGGATCAGGACACGATCCGCGTCCCGTTCGCGTTCACCGGCGTCGAACTGCACCGCACGGGCGCGGACGCCGTCCGCGTGCGGATCAGGCGCGTCAGCGCCGACGAAGTCGCCGTGCGGCTCACCGACTCCTCGGGCCGGCTGGTGGCCTCGGTCGACTCCCTGGTGACCCGGCAGCTCGACGAGCGCACACGCGCGGACGCCGTCGCCCGGCGGGCCGTGCAGCACGTCAGCTGGCTGCCCGTCACCCCGGGGACCACGACCGGCCGGCACGCCGTGTTCGACACGGCCGGCGCGGACGGCGCGGGCAGCCCGCCGGAGCGCGCGCGGCGGCTGCTGGCCGCCACCCTCGCGCGGTTGCAGGCATCGCCTGGGGAGCTGCTGGCCGTCGTCACCCACAACGCCACCGGTCCCGACCCGGACCCCGCCGCCGCCGCGGTGTGGGGGCTGGTCGGCAGCGCGCAGCGGGAACAGCCCGGCACCGTCGTGCTGGTCGACCTGTGCGGCCACCCGGATTCGGCCGCCGCGCTCGACCGGGCCGTCGCCGCCGGCGTCCCCCAGGTGGCCGTGCGCGGCGGCCGGCTCCTCCAGCCGCGGCTGGTGCCGGCGCCCGCCCCCGACCGGGAACCCCCCGTGCTGGATCCCGGCGGGAGCGTCCTGATCACCGGTGGTGGCGGCGCGCTCGGCGCCCTGCTCGCCCGGCACCTCGTGGGCCGGCACGGAGTCCGGCACCTGGTACTCGCCGGGCGCCGCGGTGAACGGCCGTCCTGGGCGGACGACCTGGCCGCCCGGGTCACCGTCGTGGCCTGCGACGTGCGCAGCCGGCCGGCCGTCGACGAGCTGGTCGCGTCCTGCGAGCCGCCGCTGACCGCGGTGTTCCACCTCGCGGGCGTGCTCGACGACGGCGTGCTCTCCTCGCAGACGCCGGACCGCATCGCCGGCGTGCTGGCCCCGAAGGCGGACGCAGCCTGGCACCTGCACGAAGCCACCGAGGGGCTGGCCGCCTTCGTGCTCTACTCCTCGGCCGCGGGCGTCCTGGGCCGGCCCGGGCAGGCGAACTACGCGGCCGCCAACAGCTTCCTCGACGCGCTCGCCCGGTACCGCACCGCGCGCGGACTGCCCGCCCAGTCGCTGGCCTGGGGGCTGTGGGACGCGGGCATGACCGGGCAGACGACCACGGCGTCCGACACGGTCCTGCCCTTCGACGCCGAGACCGGCATGGCGGCGTTCGAGCGGGCGTTGCGGACGTCCGACCCCGTTCCGGTGCCCCTGCTGCTGCGGCGGGAAAGCCGGAACCCGGACACCCCGGCGATCCTGCACGAGCTGCTGCCCCCGGCCGCGGACTCCGCCGGGACCGGCGATGCGGCGGCCTGGCCCGACCTGCTGGCGCAGGCGGCGCCGGGCGAGCGCAGCGCCGTGCTCGCCGAGCTGGTGCGCGCCGAACTCGCGGACGTCCTCGGGTTCACGGACGCGCGGGCGCTGCCCGAGGACAAGGAGTTCACCGCCGTCGGCTTCGATTCCTTGATGGCGCTGCAGCTGCGCAACCGGATCGCCGCGCACACGGGCCTCCGGCTGGCGCCGACCGTCGGCCTGGACCACCCGACGCCGGCGGAGCTCACCGCGCACCTCGAAGAACTGCTCGGCGCGGCCCCGCCGGAGCCCCCGGCCGAAGCTCCGGCTCCGGGGTCGCCGTACGGGATCGCCGCGCTGCACCGCCGGGTGTTCGCCGAGTGGGGACCGTACGAGGCTATGAAACTCCAAGTGATCGCGTCACAGGCGCTGCCGTCGTTCTCGGCCGCCGAGGCGGGCGAGCACGCCCTGCCGCCAATGCGGATCGCCGCGGGCTCCCAGGACCCGGTGCTGTTCTTCCTGCCTAGCTACCTGCGCTGGGACGACCCGGTCCCGGTCCGGCTGAAGCAGTCCTTCGGCGACCGCTACGACCTCTTCATGCTCCAGTACCCCGGATTCGGCGCGGACAAGGCGATCCCCCGGGATCGGGAGACCCTGGTGGAGACGTTCGCAGGGCAGGTGCGCGCGCTCGCGGGCGACCGCCCGGTCGTCCTGCTCGGCTACTGCTCCGGCGGCCTGCCCGCGCACGCGCTGGCGGCGCACCTGGCCGCGACCGGCCCCGCCCCGGCCGGGGTCGCGCTGATCGAGTCCGACATCGGCCTCACCGACGGCACCGACCCGCGCACGATCGCCCTGATGACAGGCGCCCCCACCATGCCGGCCGGGCTCGCGGAAGCCGGCCACTTCGGCGACGCGTGGGCGCTCACCGTCGGCGGGTACGTGCGCCTCTTCGACCGCTGGAGCCCCGAACCGTCGCACGTACCGACCTTGCTGCTCGGCGGCCGGCCGACGCCGGGGATGCTGGAGGCCGATCCGGACCGTGATTGGCGGCCGCGGTGGCCGTTGCCGCACGACGCGGTGGACGTCCCGGGCGACCACGACACGGTCCTCACTGACGACGCTGAGACCACGGTTACGGCGCTGAGCACGTGGATCAAGGCGACGCTGACCAGCTGA
- a CDS encoding TIGR00730 family Rossman fold protein produces MTDNWQAVRRIGVFCGARTGGQPQHMETARQFGTALAGRGASVVYGGGAVGLMGAVSGAALAAGALVTGVVPTHLYDSEDAGRSGGETVVVPSMHKRKALMYYLSDAFAVLPGRLGTLDELMEVATWNKLGLHRKPLVLVDPSGFRQTDGVPRRPGRPGVPESAGQVEDPDQRRCRRSARSLAA; encoded by the coding sequence ATGACCGACAACTGGCAAGCCGTGCGCCGCATCGGGGTGTTCTGCGGCGCTCGCACCGGCGGGCAGCCGCAGCACATGGAGACCGCGCGGCAGTTCGGCACCGCGCTCGCGGGGCGCGGCGCGAGTGTCGTGTACGGCGGCGGCGCGGTCGGCTTGATGGGGGCGGTCTCCGGGGCGGCCCTGGCCGCGGGCGCGCTCGTCACCGGCGTCGTCCCCACTCACCTGTACGACTCCGAAGACGCCGGCCGGAGCGGGGGCGAAACCGTTGTCGTGCCGTCCATGCACAAGCGCAAGGCCCTGATGTACTACCTGTCCGACGCGTTCGCGGTGCTGCCCGGCAGGCTGGGCACCTTGGACGAGCTCATGGAAGTCGCGACGTGGAACAAGCTCGGCTTGCACCGCAAGCCGCTCGTCCTCGTCGATCCGTCGGGTTTTCGGCAAACTGACGGAGTTCCTCGACGACCTGGTCGACCAGGAGTTCCTGAGTCCGCCGGACAAGTCGAGGATCCAGATCAGCGACGATGTCGAAGAAGCGCTCGATCTCTTGCTGCCTGA
- a CDS encoding beta-ketoacyl synthase N-terminal-like domain-containing protein has product MRLSRMGIRGIGAVSGYGWGIDDLWKGVISGETAARVHSGLGYRFPDPCWLARIPDDGTPANGLSRYARAYVSAADEAIRDAYSRGWQPGRRVAVLTATTRADQELLRHLTAHFDEAEIRRRAYVQLTWTTPAYEVMKKHDFHGPALVISAACTSGLHAMATAQRLITLGDATDVVVVGLDSGYNAETMRSFHELGPLHFDTHPADVCRPFQDGSRGFVIGEAAAAVVLSASVEDSYLSVSSTAFSSEAYHAVGIDPTHRMIKSTVDDALTDAEITATDVETYIAHATGTPGCARADEAVVAHLGTQVRAFGTKPLFGHCMAAANLLDTVLLARGHEEGFIPVPPPYPGAVRHPQLATAPLGPAAHTVQVGIGFGGNIGVAVYRAHQG; this is encoded by the coding sequence ATGCGGCTGAGCCGAATGGGCATCCGGGGAATAGGGGCGGTTTCCGGCTACGGCTGGGGCATCGACGATCTGTGGAAAGGCGTCATCTCGGGCGAAACAGCCGCACGAGTCCACTCGGGACTCGGATATCGGTTCCCCGATCCGTGCTGGTTGGCCAGGATTCCGGATGACGGTACCCCCGCAAACGGCCTGAGCCGATATGCGCGGGCCTACGTGAGCGCGGCCGACGAAGCCATCCGCGACGCATACTCACGCGGCTGGCAACCGGGACGCCGGGTCGCGGTTCTCACGGCTACCACCCGAGCGGACCAAGAACTGTTGCGGCACCTCACCGCTCACTTCGACGAGGCCGAGATCCGCCGGCGCGCGTACGTACAGCTCACCTGGACGACCCCCGCCTACGAAGTCATGAAGAAGCACGACTTCCACGGTCCGGCTCTGGTGATCAGCGCGGCCTGTACGTCAGGTCTGCACGCGATGGCGACCGCTCAGCGGCTGATCACCCTGGGAGACGCCACGGACGTGGTCGTGGTCGGACTCGACTCCGGCTACAACGCGGAGACCATGCGGTCGTTCCACGAGCTCGGCCCGTTGCACTTCGACACGCACCCTGCTGACGTTTGTCGCCCCTTCCAGGACGGCAGCCGGGGATTCGTGATCGGGGAGGCAGCGGCGGCAGTCGTCCTGTCCGCGTCGGTCGAAGACAGCTACCTCTCCGTGTCGAGCACGGCATTCAGCAGCGAGGCCTACCACGCGGTGGGGATCGATCCCACGCATCGCATGATCAAGAGCACGGTCGACGACGCACTCACGGACGCGGAGATCACCGCGACCGACGTCGAGACCTACATCGCCCACGCGACCGGAACGCCGGGGTGCGCGCGGGCGGACGAAGCCGTGGTCGCCCACCTGGGCACCCAGGTCCGCGCGTTCGGCACCAAACCCCTCTTCGGCCACTGCATGGCCGCGGCCAACCTGCTCGACACGGTGCTACTGGCTCGGGGCCACGAGGAAGGCTTCATACCGGTCCCGCCGCCGTACCCAGGCGCAGTCCGTCATCCACAGCTGGCCACGGCGCCGCTCGGGCCCGCCGCACACACGGTGCAGGTCGGCATCGGTTTCGGCGGGAACATCGGCGTGGCCGTCTACCGGGCCCACCAGGGCTGA
- a CDS encoding AMP-binding protein — MLSLTDPPPDASSSGRADPDEYVRAAMQWHFGPDTGSPYWLARAATLGFDPIQDVKGQGDLRRFPNIADELRDIRALDLIPRGYGSTAPIAAVYESGGTTGPPKRIVFLDDWLELLLDHRARSLAEWNCPRDAAWLTVTPSGPHLIGSIVAREARKSGGVAFSVDLDPRWVKKLISAGKREEAAAYIDHLADQAASILRGEDIRVLMTTPPMLERLAQDDELRSLINEKVEVIMWGGAHMPSETRAVLKSESYPGIPIIGVYGSTTLLGGVNERPGGGVGDPCVFDPFSPYMTFSVVDPVTREPVRYGERGQVVMNHVSKAMFLPNNLERDTAIRLRPSEGAMGDAVADIEPLKTFSDIKVVEGVY, encoded by the coding sequence ATGCTCTCACTGACAGACCCTCCCCCCGACGCGTCGTCAAGTGGCCGCGCCGATCCCGACGAGTACGTCCGCGCCGCGATGCAGTGGCACTTCGGGCCGGACACGGGATCTCCTTACTGGCTGGCCCGAGCCGCAACGCTGGGCTTCGACCCCATCCAGGACGTCAAGGGGCAGGGCGATCTCCGGCGTTTTCCCAACATCGCCGACGAGCTCCGGGACATCCGCGCTCTGGACCTGATCCCCCGTGGTTACGGATCCACCGCGCCGATCGCGGCGGTTTACGAAAGCGGAGGGACAACTGGGCCACCCAAGCGAATCGTCTTCCTGGACGACTGGCTTGAACTGCTGCTGGACCATCGAGCCCGTTCTCTGGCGGAATGGAATTGTCCTCGTGATGCCGCCTGGCTGACGGTCACGCCCAGCGGCCCGCACCTGATCGGCTCCATCGTCGCCCGTGAGGCCCGGAAGAGCGGCGGAGTCGCCTTCTCCGTCGATCTGGACCCACGCTGGGTCAAGAAGCTGATATCGGCTGGAAAGCGCGAAGAAGCCGCCGCGTACATCGATCATCTGGCCGACCAAGCCGCGTCGATCCTGCGTGGCGAAGACATCAGGGTGCTGATGACCACCCCGCCGATGCTGGAACGGCTCGCCCAGGACGACGAGCTGCGGTCCCTGATCAACGAGAAGGTCGAGGTCATCATGTGGGGCGGGGCGCACATGCCCTCGGAAACCCGCGCCGTGCTCAAGTCGGAAAGCTACCCAGGCATTCCGATCATCGGTGTGTACGGGAGTACGACCCTGCTCGGCGGGGTCAACGAAAGACCCGGCGGCGGGGTCGGCGATCCGTGCGTCTTCGATCCCTTCTCGCCCTATATGACGTTTTCCGTGGTCGACCCGGTCACCCGCGAGCCGGTGCGGTACGGCGAGCGCGGCCAGGTGGTCATGAACCACGTGAGCAAGGCCATGTTCCTCCCCAACAACCTGGAACGCGACACCGCGATCCGGCTGCGGCCGTCCGAGGGCGCCATGGGTGATGCCGTCGCCGACATTGAACCCCTCAAGACCTTCTCGGACATCAAGGTGGTCGAAGGAGTCTATTGA